The nucleotide sequence NNNNNNNNNNNNNNNNNNNNNNNNNNNNNNNNNNNNNNNNNNNNNNNNNNNNNNNNNNNNNNNNNNNNNNNNNNNNNNNNNNNNNNNNNNNNNNNNNNNNNNNNNNNNNNNNNNNNNNNNNNNNNNNNNNNNNNNNNNNNNNNNNNNNNNNNNNNNNNNNNNNNNNNNNNNNNNNNNNNNNNNNNNNNNNNNNNNNNNNNNNNNNNNNNNNNNNNNNNNNNNNNNNNNNNNNNNNNNNNNNNNNNNNNNNNNNNNNNNNNNNNNNNNNNNNNNNNNNNNNNNNNNNNNNNNNNNNNNNNNNNNNNNNNNNNNNNNNNNNNNNNNNNNNNNNNNNNNNNNNNNNNNNNNNNNNNNNNNNNNNNNNNNNNNNNNNNNNNNNNNNNNNNNNNNNNNNNNNNNNNNNNNNNNNNNNNNNNNNNNNNNNNNNNNNNNNNNNNNNATAATACCTTTTATAATAATTTACTATAATACcactaataataaatttattataataatcCTAATAACAAAATAtgttattctaattttttaaatttactaaaatacccctaatATCAAATATCTTTAAAATTAACATTATCACAATTAAAATCGAagggcaatttacataaataaattgttaCACCTTCAAAattacgcaaatacattgtttccAAAATGAAGACATAAATACATTGTTTTACATATCTATATAAACCGCTACTAGCAGTAGCGGTTTACGAATACACAGAATCCGCTACTGTCAGCCGCGGATTACGAGGAAACGTGGCACCACAGAAATCGCTAGTGCCTGTCACGGTTTCTATTTGATTTGGCTTGgtcataaaccgctactgccagtagcagtTTATATGCATTTGTGTCCGTGCGTAAACCGCTAGAGCCTATAGCAGTTTACGTGGAGGGGGGCTGCCTATATAAACTGTGGAAGGCAGCCACGGATTATTCATTTGGAGTGTTTGTGAGGTtggttagagagagaaaattctagagagaggtcaGAGCAACTTGAGAGCAGGCCCCAGGTATCTGAGTGGCAACCTCCGGCGGGATATCATGGCAGACGGAAGGAGGTTGTACCGATTGAACGGTGTTGCGCATATTGCCTGTTCCATTGGTGACGAGGTtagttactatttttttttagCGTTAGCATTTTTTAATTAGAAATATGTTATGTAAGGTagatgaattagaattatatagattAATCCCTGTAGTTTGAAATTAGGCTTCGCATGTTAGGATATTAGTTTAGTCGGTTTGGGTTGGGGTTTTTTTCGTTAATTTATAAATATGATTAATTAACTGAATTTAGTTCCCTTCAATGAATGTTATTCTACATGTTGTTAGTTTGTTTTATGGAAATGTTATTGGTTAGGCTCATATGATCCGTTTTATATATgatttgtcccttttttattttattttttacaattatTTGACGACTGAGTTATAGGTTCATAGATTAATTTGTTTATTGGTTCCTTATTTGTTAATGGTTTATGATATTTGTTATTGTTAGATAGGAGAATTTGTTGTGGATAGTAGAATTTAATTGTTTGCTGTATTTCTTTCATATTCTGTGCAGCCAACTAGGTGTATATACAGTGTGAGACGACAACAAAATATGCCCATGCATGAAAGAATCATCCCGTATTTAGAGAGGGCTGGATTGTACCATTTGGCCAGGCTAAACATCCAATGGTTTCGGTTGGATGAGCCATTGGTTACTGCGTTCGTTGAGAGGTGGCGTCCTGAGATGCACACATTTCACATGCCTTTCGGAGAGTGCACAGTGACATTGCAAGACGTGGCGTTTCAGCTAGGATTGCCTGTGGATGGGGAGGCTGTGAGTGGTTGCCTTGCTGAGTTTGAGAAATTCATGGAGGGTGGCCGACTAGTTTGGGAGTGGTTTCAGGACCTATTCGGTGAGCTGCAAACGCAACAGGCAATATATTCGAGTTCCCATCCTAAGCAATCGCCAACAACAACGTCCCTCCATACTTGCCATATAGGTGTGTTCCGTCGATACTGACGAGCGGCTTACAGTGTCGGAATGCCTCAATACATGGAGGGAATGTCCAGAACATGCGATGAGAGTAGACTCTATCTTCATCAATCTGATCACCCACTCTCACCGGGGAGGTCTTCAGCAGAGCAACAGAACCGTCCATAGTGGATGTGACCCCAAGGATCCAGCGGGGCAGATCCCCATATGACTCATCCCAATCGCCATAGATCTGTGCTactgccttctgcttcgccaaccacACCTTCCGATAACTAGGCCTGAAACCATATGTCGCCTCCATTGCCTCTTGCAGCACCTTAATAGACACCGACGCATCAACTCTAACCAATGGAAAGATCCTCGCACATatgacatgataatcaagctGCTTGTGGTCGCTCGATATCGATGTGGCCATACACGTGTGTGGTCCGTTGTACCTCCTAACTTCCCATGTGCTCTTCCTTTTTCGCATGACTATACGAATCAACCACGTGCACCCGTTACCAAACTCCTTGCATCTCCCTTGGTATTCAGATTGTCTGACTCCATAACTCTGTACTCAACTCCACGTCGAATGTTGTAATCTTTTACACTCAGCACGGCTTCCTCTTTACTCTGGAACGATTGGCCAATCTAGAATTCCGTCAAAGAATTCCCATCATGCATACTCTGCCCCATGAAGGTTGACTCTACATTCTGGTGTTGGCCGATGTCTTCCAAGTTCAAGGACGACAGGTGCGGAGGGTACTCTTGTGTTCCAGAACCAAAACCTCCATGGGCTGTAGGTGTACCTCTTGGAATATCATCATCACTGTCCCCACCGATATCGACCGGCTCCTCATCCGAATCATCGTCACACAACACATTCTCAACTCGATTCGGTCCTGCCTCAAAATCAAAATCAGGCACAACAGTAGGCACACTAGCATGAACAGCCCCAGCACGTTCGGCCTCATGAATCAGAACTGCCGCTGCTACCACAGGCATCGATGTCAAGGCACCATCGACCGTGGTCGACTGAGGATTCAATGCCGATGCCCCAAAGCTGTCGACACCATCTTCCAACTTCGCAAGCAGCTCAGGTATCCTCACCTCCAGAAAACTACACCTGCAGTGAAACAAGACCTGCATGTCTTCATCCGACCCTATCACAAAGGTCTCATATCTCACACCAGCTGACACAACGGCAATGGAAATCTTGTAAAACAACTTTTTTACCCACTTCGTCCCACACGCACCGAACTTCCGTAATATGCTGAGCTTAATCTCTGCCAACGTACTCGAAGATAGGATGAAAATACTAA is from Arachis ipaensis cultivar K30076 chromosome B01, Araip1.1, whole genome shotgun sequence and encodes:
- the LOC107612375 gene encoding uncharacterized protein LOC107612375, with amino-acid sequence MEGEDSFVALVHCSEKIQKSKRHGVKFTDRESLSIFILSSSTLAEIKLSILRKFGACGTKWVKKLFYKISIAVVSAGVRYETFVIGSDEDMQVLFHCRCSFLEVRIPELLAKLEDGVDSFGASALNPQSTTVDGALTSMPVVAAAVLIHEAERAGAVHASVPTVVPDFDFEAGPNRVENVLCDDDSDEEPVDIGGDSDDDIPRGTPTAHGGFGSGTQEYPPHLSSLNLEDIGQHQNVESTFMGQSMHDGNSLTEF